The Euphorbia lathyris chromosome 8, ddEupLath1.1, whole genome shotgun sequence genome has a window encoding:
- the LOC136202355 gene encoding protein unc-13 homolog, translating to MPVYPIHDFQIQSPFPDAAPNLSDSELRESAYEILIAACRSSGSRPLTYIPQSEKNGDKAGSGVASLGSSSSSSLQRSLTSTAASKVKKALGIRSGSTTKKKSGEPAKKTVTVGELIRVQMRVSEQTDSRIRRAMLRIAAGQLGRRMESMVLPLELLQQLKSSDFPNQPEYEAWQRRNLKLLEAGLLLHPHMPLDKTETSSRRLQQIIRGGLEKPIETGKNTESLQILRNVVMSLACRSFDGPVSEKCHWADGFPLNLRLYQMLLDACFDVDDESIVIEEIDEVLELVKKTWTMLGMNQIMHNLLFSWVLFRHYVATGQIEDDLLFAANNLLMEVEKDAKTTKDSEYSKILSSVLSLILGWAEKRLLTYHDSFHTDNIESMQSVASVAVVAAKILVEDISHEYRRKKKDVDVARDRIDTYIRSSLQASFRQKVEKVKSGKPFQNQPTPRPGLSVLAQDISELAFSEKAIFSPILKRWHPLAAGVAVSTLHSCYGIELKRFVSGISELTPDAIQVLTAADKLEKDLVQIAVEDAVDSEDGGKSIIQKMPPYEAEALILDLVKSWIKTRLDRVKEWTDRNLQKEVWNPKANKEQFAPSAVEVLRFVDETLDAFFLLPISMHSVLLPDLITGLDRCLQSYISKTKSGCGTRNTYIPTLPSLTRCTEGSKFRVFKKEKSHVNQRRKSQVGSTNGDTSCGIPQLCVRINTLQHIRLQLGILEKRTAIQLKDSKSYHVNDLANGSGKRFELSAAACLEGIQQLCEATAYKVVFHDLSPVLWDGLYAGEVSCSRIEPFLQELEQYLEIISSTLHDRVRTRLITDVMKASFDGFSLVLLAGGPSRAFTLQDSEMIEEDFKFLKDLFWSNGDGLPTELIDKFSTTIDSILPLFRTETQSLIERFTSLTLESYGSSAKSRLPLPPTSGQWCPTDPNTLLRVLCYRSDETAVKFLKKTYDLPKKL from the exons ATGCCTGTTTATCCAATTCACGATTTTCAAATTCAATCCCCTTTTCCTGATGCCGCTCCTAATTTATCCGATTCGGAGCTCCGGGAATCTGCTTATGAGATTTTAATTGCAGCTTGCCGGAGTTCCGGTAGCAGGCCATTGACTTATATCCCGCAGTCGGAGAAGAATGGAGATAAGGCGGGTTCCGGAGTTGCTTCCTTGgggtcttcttcttcttcttctctgcaACGGTCTTTGACATCGACGGCTGCTAGTAAGGTGAAGAAGGCGCTAGGGATTCGGTCGGGTTCAACGACCAAGAAGAAAAGCGGCGAGCCGGCGAAGAAAACGGTGACGGTTGGTGAGTTGATTAGAGTTCAGATGAGAGTATCGGAGCAGACGGATTCGAGGATTAGAAGGGCTATGTTGAGGATTGCTGCTGGTCAG CTTGGAAGACGTATGGAGTCCATGGTTCTACCTTTGGAACTGTTGCAGCAGCTCAAGTCTTCTGATTTTCCTAATCAGCCTGAATATGAAGCGTGGCAGAGAAGAAATTTGAAGCTTCTAGAAGCCGGACTCCTTTTGCATCCTCACATGCCACTTGATAAGACTGAAACTTCCTCACGGCGACTCCAGCAGATAATTCGTGGTGGATTGGAGAAACCGATTGAAACTGGAAAGAACACTGAATCCTTGCAAATTCTCAGGAATGTAGTTATGTCTCTTGCTTGCAGATCATTTGATGGGCCTGTTTCCGAAAAATGTCACTGGGCGGATGGCTTTCCGTTGAATTTGAGACTCTATCAAATGCTCTTAGATGCTTGTTTCGATGTTGATGATGAATCGATTGTGATTGAAGAAATTGATGAGGTTTTGGAACTCGTGAAGAAGACTTGGACGATGCTTGGAATGAACCAGATAATGCATAATCTATTGTTTTCGTGGGTTTTGTTTCGCCACTATGTTGCAACTGGTCAAATTGAGGATGATTTATTATTTGCCGCCAATAATCTGTTGATGGAGGTTGAAAAGGATGCAAAGACAACCAAGGATTCAGAATATTCCAAGATTCTGAGTTCCGTTTTGAGTTTGATACTCGGTTGGGCGGAGAAAAGGCTTCTAACTTATCATGATAGTTTCCATACAGACAATATAGAATCAATGCAAAGCGTTGCTTCTGTAGCTGTCGTGGCAGCAAAAATACTGGTAGAAGATATATCTCACGAATATCGCAGGAAAAAGAAAGACGTAGATGTTGCTCGTGACAGGATTGATACTTACATTAGATCATCTTTGCAGGCGTCTTTTCGTCAG AAAGTGGAGAAGGTTAAGTCGGGCAAGCCTTTCCAAAACCAGCCTACCCCGCGTCCTGGCCTGTCTGTTCTTGCACAAGACATTAGTGAACTGGCTTTTAGCGAGAAGGCCATATTTAGTCCAATACTTAAGAGATGGCACCCTCTCGCAGCAGGTGTAGCTGTGTCCACTCTTCATTCTTGTTATGGCATTGAACTGAAGCGATTTGTTTCGGGTATTAGTGAACTGACGCCTGATGCAATACAAGTGCTGACTGCTGCTGATAAGTTGGAGAAAGATCTTGTGCAGATTGCTGTTGAAGATGCAGTGGACAGTGAGGATGGTGGAAAGTCAATAATCCAAAAGATGCCTCCTTATGAGGCTGAAGCGTTAATTCTCGATTTGGTTAAGTCGTGGATAAAGACGAGACTTGACAGGGTGAAGGAATGGACTGATCGGAATCTACAAAAGGAG GTGTGGAATCCAAAGGCAAACAAAGAGCAATTTGCTCCCTCGGCTGTTGAAGTTCTACGGTTTGTTGATGAAACGTTAGATGCCTTCTTCCTGTTGCCGATATCTATGCATTCGGTCTTGCTTCCTGATTTGATCACTGGGCTTGACAGATGTCTACAAAGTTACATATCGAAAACTAAATCCGGATGTG GAACCCGAAACACTTACATTCCAACTCTGCCTTCATTGACTAGATGTACAGAGGGATCAAAATTTCGTGTATTTAAAAAGGAGAAGTCACATGTAAACCAAAGGAGAAAATCGCAAGTAGGGTCTACGAATGGGGATACATCGTGCGGGATACCCCAGCTATGCGTACGTATCAATACTCTGCAGCATATTCGGCTGCAATTGGGTATATTAGAAAAAAGGACAGCCATTCAACTAAAGGATTCTAAATCGTATCATGTTAATGATCTTGCTAATGGATCGGGTAAAAGGTTCGAGCTTTCAGCTGCAGCTTGTTTGGAAGGGATCCAACAATTGTGTGAAGCAACAGCTTATAAGGTTGTCTTCCATGATCTAAGTCCTGTTCTTTGGGACGGCCTATATGCTGGAGAAGTTTCGTGTTCTAGGATTGAACCTTTTCTTCAGGAGCTTGAACAATATCTAGAAATCATTTCATCTACATTGCATGACAGAGTCAGAACACGTCTTATCACCGATGTAATGAAAGCTTCCTTCGATGGGTTTTCATTGGTCTTGCTTGCAGGAGGCCCTTCTCGTGCTTTCACTCTACAGGACTCCGAAATGATCGAGGAAGACTTCAAGTTTCTCAAAGATTTATTCTGGTCTAATGGTGATGGATTGCCAACTGAGTTAATAGATAAGTTTTCAACCACTATTGATAGTATCCTCCCACTTTTTCGTACCGAGACCCAGAGTTTAATTGAACGGTTCACGAGTCTTACTCTCGAGAGTTACGGCTCATCTGCTAAATCCAGGCTTCCGCTGCCTCCAACATCAGGGCAGTGGTGTCCCACGGATCCAAACACACTACTGCGAGTTTTATGTTATCGGAGTGATGAAACAGCCGTGAAGTTCCTGAAGAAGACGTACGATTTGCCTAAGAAACTGTAA